From one Leptospira dzoumogneensis genomic stretch:
- a CDS encoding HEAT repeat domain-containing protein: MMFMKFKVYSVFIMLLLSCMFGAAAFGLTLGCFGPPRPDLLPEVQEEEIPSIGQVASDLKSQNPRTRAQAILELASRNERKFIPIAREWMRSSEEITKGPSILALGIWKDRSSLPEILNFLNPRSGIDLGTVLEAIARMEDPLAGNRVASLLNQEDANIRLLAVDTLVRINARQSGNIILASAKSNKDPDKAKTFAMALGKLNIPEAEDYLIDLSSHSEPGPTLAAAYLALGKIRSKKSIPLLVKAIQADFDKGRENSSIALIDIKDPKILPLVLPILENQDKEIRYRAADVLIGVPDPGFSPRILEVLVKGKSLAKAPASHVLGRIKFPKAREEIEKTLLDPNIPDREIIAQSLGYLGDKKSIPVLVKILKEDQTEARYGAVWALGAIGSEEGLPYIEEACKSKDQKLAKIASESLGMIASPKSLSLLDKKTEEFPDLAPITLSAITSIPGEESRKILEKYAESENINLHQVAVSQLGAKKDPASVPVLIKLLQEDSRSRNRKLLISALKSVTGLKFATKNEWINWYILNFSKKHP; the protein is encoded by the coding sequence ATAATGTTTATGAAGTTTAAAGTATATTCTGTTTTCATTATGCTTTTACTGTCGTGTATGTTCGGAGCGGCGGCTTTTGGTTTGACTTTAGGATGTTTTGGCCCCCCTCGTCCGGACCTTCTACCCGAAGTACAGGAAGAAGAAATTCCAAGTATAGGACAAGTCGCATCGGATCTGAAAAGCCAGAATCCGAGAACTAGAGCCCAAGCAATTTTAGAATTAGCATCCAGAAACGAAAGAAAGTTCATACCGATCGCTCGAGAATGGATGAGATCTTCGGAAGAGATCACAAAAGGACCTTCAATCTTGGCACTAGGGATCTGGAAAGATAGATCTTCTCTTCCTGAAATTCTGAATTTTTTAAATCCTAGATCAGGAATTGATCTAGGAACCGTTCTGGAAGCAATTGCAAGAATGGAAGATCCTCTGGCAGGAAATCGTGTAGCAAGTCTTTTAAACCAAGAAGATGCAAACATTCGATTATTAGCCGTGGATACCTTGGTCCGGATCAATGCGAGACAATCAGGGAACATTATTTTAGCATCAGCCAAATCGAATAAAGATCCGGATAAAGCCAAAACATTTGCTATGGCATTAGGGAAATTGAATATTCCTGAAGCGGAAGATTATCTCATAGATCTGTCCTCTCATTCCGAGCCTGGACCTACCTTGGCGGCAGCCTACTTGGCTCTCGGAAAGATCAGAAGTAAAAAATCTATTCCACTTTTAGTAAAAGCGATACAGGCGGATTTTGATAAGGGAAGAGAAAATTCTTCCATTGCTCTTATCGATATCAAAGATCCTAAAATTTTACCTTTAGTCCTTCCAATTTTAGAGAACCAAGACAAAGAGATCCGGTATAGAGCAGCAGATGTTTTGATCGGAGTTCCGGATCCAGGGTTTTCTCCCCGTATTTTAGAAGTTTTAGTTAAGGGTAAATCCTTGGCAAAAGCTCCGGCATCACATGTTTTAGGTCGTATTAAATTTCCCAAAGCAAGAGAAGAGATCGAAAAAACATTATTAGATCCTAATATTCCAGACAGAGAGATCATAGCCCAATCCTTAGGATATTTGGGTGATAAAAAAAGTATCCCTGTGCTTGTTAAAATACTAAAAGAAGACCAAACAGAGGCAAGATACGGAGCTGTTTGGGCATTGGGAGCCATAGGCTCGGAAGAAGGACTTCCTTATATAGAAGAAGCTTGCAAGTCTAAAGATCAAAAATTGGCTAAGATCGCTTCCGAAAGTTTAGGAATGATCGCTTCTCCTAAATCTCTTTCTCTTTTAGATAAAAAAACGGAGGAATTTCCCGATTTAGCACCAATCACTCTCTCGGCAATCACCTCTATTCCGGGAGAGGAATCCCGTAAAATTTTGGAAAAATATGCGGAGAGCGAAAATATCAACCTTCACCAGGTTGCAGTTTCTCAATTAGGAGCTAAAAAAGATCCGGCAAGTGTGCCTGTTTTAATTAAGTTACTCCAAGAAGATTCAAGATCTAGGAATAGAAAGCTGCTTATATCCGCCTTAAAATCGGTAACCGGATTGAAGTTTGCTACCAAGAACGAATGGATCAATTGGTATATTTTAAATTTTTCTAAAAAACATCCGTAA
- the dapA gene encoding 4-hydroxy-tetrahydrodipicolinate synthase translates to MFQGVFTAIITPFRNGKIDYDSYFSLLDKQIQARVSGVVPCGTTGESPTLSHEEHAELIRETVKHVKKRILVVAGTGSNSTREAVELTEAACKDGVDGILQVNPYYNKPTQEGLYLHFKEIADHSSVPVMLYNIPGRTSVNLLPETVLRLSEHPKIRSMKEATGDLGQMSKLISLVDDKMTVLSGDDNLTLPLLSLGGKGVVSVISNLFPESLVKLVESFQKGDVASAQKIHYDFIELFALAFIETNPIPIKAVMSWNGFCSGEIRLPLTSLSAGAGADRLKKTVSDLLTKGYK, encoded by the coding sequence ATGTTTCAAGGCGTATTTACTGCCATTATTACCCCATTCCGCAACGGGAAAATAGACTATGATTCCTATTTTTCTCTTTTGGACAAACAGATCCAAGCAAGGGTAAGCGGAGTGGTGCCTTGCGGTACCACCGGCGAATCTCCTACTCTTTCTCATGAAGAACACGCGGAACTGATCCGCGAAACCGTGAAACATGTCAAAAAGCGGATTTTGGTCGTGGCCGGTACCGGTTCCAACTCTACTAGAGAGGCTGTAGAACTGACCGAAGCTGCCTGCAAGGACGGAGTAGACGGGATACTCCAAGTGAATCCGTATTATAATAAGCCCACCCAAGAAGGTCTATATCTTCATTTCAAAGAGATCGCGGATCATTCTTCCGTGCCTGTGATGTTGTACAATATTCCAGGAAGAACTTCCGTAAATTTATTGCCGGAAACTGTTCTGAGACTTTCCGAACATCCTAAGATCAGATCCATGAAAGAAGCCACTGGAGATTTGGGACAAATGTCTAAATTGATCTCTCTTGTAGATGATAAGATGACTGTTCTTTCGGGAGATGATAATCTGACCCTTCCTCTTCTTTCCTTAGGTGGAAAAGGTGTAGTGTCCGTGATCTCGAATCTATTTCCGGAAAGTCTGGTGAAATTGGTGGAGTCTTTTCAAAAAGGGGACGTAGCTTCCGCTCAAAAGATCCATTATGATTTTATAGAATTATTCGCATTAGCATTTATAGAAACGAATCCGATCCCGATCAAAGCAGTGATGAGTTGGAATGGATTCTGTTCGGGTGAGATACGTCTTCCTCTGACTTCTCTGAGTGCGGGCGCTGGTGCGGACCGTTTGAAAAAAACGGTTTCCGATCTTTTGACAAAAGGTTATAAATAA
- the dapB gene encoding 4-hydroxy-tetrahydrodipicolinate reductase: MARKNRVAVIGASGRMGKAIIQVLSQSKVSELSAAVVGKGSVYLGLDSGLHSGLKQNEILFSDDLSKSISGSDTVIDFSIREVLSDVLSTCKEFKKPVVVGTTGLTETHKELLKETSKIIPIVYSPNMSIGVNLLFKLTEIAAKVMGDLADIEIQDIHHRHKKDAPSGTAEKLKTILLETLSRTESNIVHGRHGILPERDPKEIAIHTLRAGEVIGDHTVYFFTPEERVEISHKAQDRKTFAVGSVKAAEFLVGREKGLYDMFSVLGL; this comes from the coding sequence TTGGCCCGCAAGAATCGTGTCGCAGTCATTGGTGCTTCTGGAAGAATGGGGAAGGCTATTATCCAAGTACTTTCCCAATCTAAAGTTTCTGAACTTTCCGCTGCGGTAGTAGGTAAGGGTTCCGTTTATTTAGGTTTGGATTCCGGTTTACATTCCGGACTCAAACAGAATGAAATTTTGTTTTCGGACGATCTTTCTAAATCCATTTCCGGATCGGATACTGTAATCGATTTTTCTATTAGAGAAGTTTTGTCGGATGTTCTATCTACCTGCAAGGAATTCAAAAAACCTGTTGTAGTTGGAACGACCGGCCTTACGGAAACTCATAAGGAATTATTAAAAGAAACTTCTAAAATTATTCCGATCGTGTATTCTCCGAATATGTCCATCGGGGTGAATCTTCTTTTTAAACTGACTGAGATCGCCGCAAAAGTGATGGGAGATCTGGCGGATATTGAGATACAAGATATTCATCATCGTCATAAAAAAGATGCTCCTTCCGGAACTGCGGAAAAACTAAAAACAATCCTTTTGGAGACTCTTTCCCGCACAGAGTCAAATATTGTACATGGCCGCCACGGAATTCTTCCGGAAAGAGATCCTAAAGAAATTGCGATCCATACTCTTAGAGCGGGAGAAGTGATCGGAGATCATACTGTCTATTTTTTCACTCCGGAAGAAAGAGTGGAAATTTCCCATAAGGCTCAAGACAGAAAAACATTCGCAGTCGGTTCCGTAAAAGCCGCCGAATTTTTGGTAGGAAGAGAAAAAGGCCTCTACGATATGTTTTCCGTATTAGGGTTATAA
- a CDS encoding MFS transporter: protein MILFYYLSSILGLLAGNMFNYTAIILSQSISNSDTFSGWVFFFVCFPLLFLSFTAGRLLDKYSRKWLLAAAQVSMACGSGFAALALHLEWISPGKPYLLLVSSVLSGIGLSFVMPGRFAILGDLLEHSKIGKHSVWLNTLVLFGYGLAPLVAGYFKEFFSFKYVFMGIGSAYVLSVFFLVLIPVQMRERSQTSSSGPGVSELVSYLKNSPLVSQFLLLMGAVVLLVGPVQVLLPKYAKEVLGLGEGERGALLSALGVGLVIGGGVTFLLHGLKKKGHILFGSALFSCFLFSLIPFLAESLVLTGILFFVFGFMTGVIITLIPAGIQQNTENHIRGRILSLYSLVFLLVPAFSGILSGFFSDRIGIPSTFVWSGFLEMGVLIYLSWRMDQVRSHY from the coding sequence GTGATTCTTTTTTATTATCTATCTTCTATCCTAGGCCTGCTCGCGGGAAATATGTTCAATTATACCGCCATTATTCTTTCCCAAAGTATTTCCAATTCGGATACTTTCTCCGGATGGGTATTCTTCTTTGTATGTTTTCCTTTATTGTTCTTAAGTTTTACCGCGGGAAGATTGCTGGATAAATATTCCAGAAAATGGCTTCTTGCGGCGGCACAGGTCTCAATGGCCTGCGGTTCCGGATTTGCGGCTCTCGCATTACATTTGGAATGGATCTCTCCCGGAAAACCTTACCTTCTTCTTGTATCCTCGGTTCTTTCAGGGATCGGACTTTCGTTTGTGATGCCGGGAAGATTTGCGATACTTGGAGATCTATTAGAACATTCTAAAATAGGAAAACATAGTGTTTGGTTAAACACTCTTGTTCTTTTTGGGTATGGTCTTGCTCCTTTGGTGGCCGGATATTTTAAGGAATTTTTCTCCTTTAAATATGTTTTTATGGGCATCGGTTCCGCTTATGTTCTAAGTGTTTTCTTTTTGGTCTTGATCCCGGTGCAGATGAGGGAGAGAAGCCAAACTTCTTCTTCCGGGCCCGGGGTCTCTGAGCTTGTTTCTTATTTAAAAAATTCTCCTCTGGTTTCTCAGTTCCTACTCCTCATGGGTGCCGTGGTCCTATTAGTCGGCCCAGTCCAGGTACTTCTTCCTAAATATGCTAAGGAAGTTTTGGGATTGGGAGAAGGAGAAAGAGGCGCCTTACTTTCCGCTTTGGGAGTCGGTCTTGTGATCGGAGGGGGAGTTACCTTTCTTCTTCATGGTTTAAAGAAGAAGGGGCATATTCTTTTCGGATCAGCGCTTTTCAGTTGTTTTCTATTTTCACTCATCCCTTTTCTTGCGGAAAGTTTGGTTCTCACCGGCATTTTGTTTTTTGTATTCGGGTTTATGACAGGTGTGATCATCACTCTGATCCCGGCCGGGATCCAACAAAATACTGAAAATCATATCAGGGGAAGGATACTTTCTCTTTATAGCCTGGTCTTTCTTTTGGTGCCTGCGTTCTCCGGGATTTTATCCGGATTTTTTTCGGATCGGATTGGAATTCCTTCCACATTCGTTTGGTCCGGATTCCTGGAAATGGGAGTATTGATCTATCTCAGCTGGAGAATGGACCAGGTGAGGAGTCATTATTAG
- a CDS encoding diadenylate cyclase has protein sequence MDFLKNISLFQSDKFGIVMVLDILIVSFLIYQFYSTIRRTRGVQLLLGIGLIWVLGIFAQTLNFELLDWIIDNIRPALVFAIIVLLQPELRKITGDMARLRLFRPFLLKTATDLDEIVEASKIMAKNKTGSLIAIVREHSLKDIAEQAVQLDAILSTSLLLTIFKKNTALHDGAVIIEQNRIACAGAFLPMAQNLDDARMGARHRA, from the coding sequence ATGGATTTTTTAAAAAACATCAGTTTATTCCAAAGTGATAAGTTCGGGATCGTGATGGTCCTGGATATACTGATCGTCAGCTTTTTAATTTATCAATTTTATTCTACCATCCGCAGGACAAGAGGGGTTCAACTTCTTTTGGGGATCGGTCTTATTTGGGTGCTTGGGATTTTTGCCCAGACTTTGAATTTTGAACTTTTGGATTGGATCATTGATAATATCCGCCCAGCCCTCGTGTTTGCAATTATCGTTCTTTTGCAGCCTGAACTTCGTAAGATCACCGGTGATATGGCGAGGCTTAGATTATTCCGTCCTTTCCTTTTAAAAACCGCCACCGACCTGGATGAGATCGTAGAAGCTTCCAAGATCATGGCTAAAAACAAAACCGGATCTCTGATTGCGATCGTTAGAGAGCATAGTCTAAAAGATATCGCGGAGCAAGCGGTCCAGTTGGATGCGATTCTATCAACAAGCCTTCTTCTTACCATATTCAAAAAGAACACTGCACTCCATGACGGGGCGGTCATCATAGAACAGAACAGAATCGCATGTGCAGGTGCATTCTTACCTATGGCACAAAATTTGGACGATGCTCGTATGGGCGCAAGACATAGAGC